Below is a genomic region from Streptosporangiales bacterium.
GGGCTCGACCTCGACGCGTTCACGTTCGAGGAGACCGCGGCGGACCGGCCGCCCGTCGTGCTCGCTGTCGGCCGGCTCGTCGAGAAGAAGGGCTTCGACGTCCTGCTCGACGCGTGCCGGCTGCTCGCCGACGACGGCGTCGACTTCCGGTGCCGGCTCGTCGGCACGGGCGAGCTCGACGGCGCGCTGCGCGAGCACGTCGCACGCCTCGGGCTCGGCGACGTCGTCGAGCTGACCGGGCCCCTTCCGCAGCCGGACGTCCGCGAAGCGATGCGTGGTGCGTCCGTCCTCGCCGCGCCCTGCGTCGTCGGCTCCGACGGCAACCAGGACGGCCTGCCGACCGTGCTGCTCGAGGCGATGGCTCTCGGCACCCCCTGCGTCTCGACGGACGTCACCGGCATCAGCGAGATCGTGCGCGACGGGGACACCGGCCTGCTCGTCCCGCAGCGCGATGCCACGGCGCTCGCCCACGCGATCGCGCGGCTCCTGCACGACTCCGCACTGCGCACCAAGGTCGTCACCGAGGCACGCGCGCTCGTCGAGCGCGACTTCGACGTGAGGCGTCAGGCACACGACCTCGACGACCTGATGACTCGGCACGACAAGGTGGAGGTGGCGTCATGATGCGCGTCGCGTACGTCTGCGCGGACCCGGGCATTCCCGTGTTCGGCACCAAGGGCGCATCGGTGCACGTCCAGGAGGTCCTGCGCGTGCTGCTGTCGCGCGGCGCGAGCGTCGACCTGTTCTGCCGGCGCACCGGGGGCGTCCCGCAGGGGATCCTCGCGAACGCCGACGTGCACATGCTGCCGATGCCACGCCACAAGGAACCGGCCGCCCGCGAGGTCGAGTGCATGCGCGCGGACGGGTGGACCGCGGAGGCGTTGCGCTCCGCCGGCGCGTACGACCTCGTGTACGAGCGCTACTCGCTGTGGAGCAGTGCGGGCATGGCGTACGCCAGGCACGTGGGCGTTCCCGCCGTCCTCGAGGTCAACGCGCCGCTGATCGACGAGCAGGCACGACACCGGACGCTCGTCCACCGCGCCGAGGCGGAGGCCGTGTTCACCGGCGCCGTCCGCGACGCGACCGTCGCCGTCTGCGTGTCCGACGCCGTCGCGGCATGGGCGCGTACGTACGCGGGCGACACGACACCCGTGGTCGTGCAGCCCAACGGCGTCGACGTCGACCGGATCGCGCCCGCGACGCGACGTGGGCGGTCGACGCCGTTCACCGTCGGCTTCGTCGGCTCGCTCCGGCCCTGGCACGGCATCGACGTGCTCGTCGACGCGTTCGCCCGGCTGCACCGTGCACACCCCGACACGCGCCTGCTCGTCGTCGGCGACGGGCCGCTGCGTGAATCGCTCGCCGGACAGGTCGGGTCGCTCGGCATCGGGTCCGCCGTCGAGCAGACCGGAGCGGTGCAGCCCGCGGACGTCCCGCAGCTGCTGCACCGGATGGACGTCGCGGTCGCCCCGTATCCCGAGTCCGCCGGTCACTACTTCTCGCCGCTGAAGGTGTACGAGTACCTCGCGGCCGGCCTTCCCGTCGTCGCGAGCGACATCGGGCAGGTCAGCACGACCCTCACCCACGGCGTCGACGGCGTCCTCGTCCCGCCGGGCGACGCTGCCGCACTCGCCACGCAGCTCGCCCGGCTGCGCGCGGACGGCGAGCGACGTGAACGACTCGGCCGCGCCGCACGCGCGACCGCCGAAGCGCGACACACCTGGACCCGCGTGGTCGCGAACTCCCTCGACGCCGCCGGGTTCCGGCTGCCCGCGACAGGCCAGGAGGCCGCGTAGATGAGCGAGGACGACTCGATGACCAAGGACGACCGTCCGGACGTGCGTAGCACCGTGACGAGCCTGCGCCGCACGCTCGGGTTCGTCGGGCCGTACCTGCGTCCGCAACGTCCGCTGCTCGCGGGCGGGTTGCTGACCCTCCTCCTCGAGGTCGCGTTCCGCCTCGTCGAGCCGTGGCCGCTCAAGGTCGTCATCGACGCGGTCGTCACGCCGAACGCCACCGGCGGGTACAGCGTCGTCACCCTGCTCGTCGTCGCCGCGATCGCGGTGTTCCTCGCAGCCGCGCTGCGCGCGCTGATGTCGTACCTCACCACCGTGTGCTTCGCGCTGGCGGGCACGAGGGCGATGACGGCCGTGCGGTCACACATCTTCGCGCACGTCCAGCGGCTGTCGCTGCGGTTCCACGGCCGGACGAAGACCGGTGACCTCCTCACCCGCCTGGTCGGCGACGTCGGCAGGCTGCAGGAGGTCGCGGTCACGGCCGCGCTTCCCCTGCTGGGCAACACGATCGCGCTCCTCGGCATGACCACGGTCATGGTGGTCATGGACTGGCGGCTCGCGCTGATCGCGCTGTGCGTGTTCCCCGCGTTCCTGTACTCGGGCTCGGAGCAGAGCAGGAAGATCACCAGCGCCGCGCGCAAGCAGCGCAAGCAGGAGGGCGACCTCGCCGGGACGGCCGGCGAGACGCTCGGCGCGATGAAGGTCGTCCAGGCGTACT
It encodes:
- a CDS encoding glycosyltransferase — translated: MSPDRVGYVVKVYPRFSETFVVSEILAREAHGTRIDVFSLRPPVDGRFHDTLARVRASVTYLQRRRKVDEVWSHLSAALPDLPSLPRLLPELLAADVEDACQAIELAQEVRARGITHLHAHFATAATTVARLAAVLTGVPYSFTAHAKDIYHESSDPAELRSKLADAHHVVTVSDYNARFLRDRYGTDAGTVHRVYNGLDLDAFTFEETAADRPPVVLAVGRLVEKKGFDVLLDACRLLADDGVDFRCRLVGTGELDGALREHVARLGLGDVVELTGPLPQPDVREAMRGASVLAAPCVVGSDGNQDGLPTVLLEAMALGTPCVSTDVTGISEIVRDGDTGLLVPQRDATALAHAIARLLHDSALRTKVVTEARALVERDFDVRRQAHDLDDLMTRHDKVEVAS
- a CDS encoding glycosyltransferase, coding for MRVAYVCADPGIPVFGTKGASVHVQEVLRVLLSRGASVDLFCRRTGGVPQGILANADVHMLPMPRHKEPAAREVECMRADGWTAEALRSAGAYDLVYERYSLWSSAGMAYARHVGVPAVLEVNAPLIDEQARHRTLVHRAEAEAVFTGAVRDATVAVCVSDAVAAWARTYAGDTTPVVVQPNGVDVDRIAPATRRGRSTPFTVGFVGSLRPWHGIDVLVDAFARLHRAHPDTRLLVVGDGPLRESLAGQVGSLGIGSAVEQTGAVQPADVPQLLHRMDVAVAPYPESAGHYFSPLKVYEYLAAGLPVVASDIGQVSTTLTHGVDGVLVPPGDAAALATQLARLRADGERRERLGRAARATAEARHTWTRVVANSLDAAGFRLPATGQEAA